One window of the Flavobacteriaceae bacterium YJPT1-3 genome contains the following:
- the aat gene encoding leucyl/phenylalanyl-tRNA--protein transferase has product MRLPILSEALVFPPPEEALEEGLLAVGGDLTVDRLLLAYRNGIFPWYNEDEPILWWSPDPRMVLRPGEAYVSKSMRKLLRDQRFKVTYNQCFLEVILACKRIQRPDQESTWITPEMVQAYLNLHEQGHATSVEVWQGEELVGGLYGVDLPDLGVFCGESMFSRVSNASKVAFITLSRKLKKQQYQLLDCQVYTEHLERMGAYEIPRKDYLKYLAKR; this is encoded by the coding sequence TTGCGTTTACCCATTCTCAGTGAAGCACTTGTATTCCCTCCCCCGGAAGAAGCGCTGGAGGAAGGTCTCTTGGCCGTAGGCGGTGATCTTACGGTCGATCGCTTGCTTTTGGCCTATAGAAACGGGATTTTTCCCTGGTATAATGAGGATGAACCGATACTATGGTGGAGTCCCGACCCTAGAATGGTGCTGCGCCCGGGCGAAGCGTATGTTTCTAAATCGATGCGCAAACTGCTGCGTGATCAACGGTTCAAGGTCACTTACAATCAGTGTTTTCTGGAAGTGATCCTCGCCTGTAAACGCATTCAACGTCCAGATCAGGAAAGTACCTGGATCACTCCGGAAATGGTGCAGGCCTATTTAAATTTACACGAGCAGGGGCATGCGACCAGTGTCGAAGTGTGGCAGGGGGAAGAGCTGGTAGGCGGCCTTTACGGCGTCGATCTGCCGGATCTGGGCGTCTTTTGTGGAGAGTCTATGTTCTCTCGAGTATCCAATGCCAGTAAAGTGGCTTTTATTACGCTTTCGCGAAAGCTCAAAAAGCAGCAGTATCAATTGTTGGACTGTCAGGTCTACACCGAACATCTTGAGCGTATGGGCGCTTATGAAATCCCGCGCAAGGACTATTTAAAATACCTGGCTAAGCGCTGA
- a CDS encoding HIT family protein: protein MASIFTKIINREIPGHIVAEDDHHIAFLDVNPNAVGHTLCVPKREVDKIFDLEEQEYLNLMRFSRSVALALRKTVDCKRIGVSVIGLEVPHVHVHLIPLNSMEDARFIQKVSMDQQAMAQLAERISTNF from the coding sequence ATGGCATCCATTTTTACCAAGATCATCAACCGCGAGATTCCGGGACACATTGTGGCCGAGGATGACCACCACATTGCCTTTTTAGACGTTAATCCCAATGCTGTAGGACATACCCTTTGCGTTCCAAAGCGAGAAGTGGATAAAATCTTTGATCTGGAAGAGCAGGAGTATCTTAATTTGATGCGCTTTTCCCGATCTGTGGCCCTGGCGCTGCGCAAAACAGTCGACTGCAAGCGCATTGGTGTTTCGGTCATCGGCCTGGAGGTGCCTCATGTACATGTGCATCTCATTCCACTAAACAGCATGGAGGATGCTCGTTTTATTCAAAAGGTGTCGATGGATCAGCAAGCAATGGCCCAGTTGGCAGAACGGATCAGCACAAACTTTTAG
- a CDS encoding NUDIX domain-containing protein, with protein MKFTVSNIIQEILYQGWAQLSKYKFTYKNQDGTTEERSAEVFDRGDGAAIFLYDPHQKTVLLTRQFRLPTYVNGNADGLLLEVCAGMLDDLDPEEAIKKEIEEETGYRIDQVKKIGQMYTSPGAVTEILHLFTGIYSTKDRVSAGGGSAEEQEDIQVVEYAFAKAKQLLAKQEIYDAKTLVLLQYAQLNGLLE; from the coding sequence ATGAAGTTTACCGTTTCCAATATCATTCAAGAGATTCTTTATCAGGGTTGGGCTCAGCTGAGTAAGTACAAGTTCACCTACAAAAATCAGGACGGAACCACAGAAGAACGCAGTGCTGAAGTCTTTGATCGCGGTGACGGAGCCGCCATTTTTCTCTACGATCCCCATCAAAAAACAGTGCTGCTCACGCGGCAATTTCGCCTCCCTACCTACGTCAATGGAAATGCCGATGGGTTACTTTTAGAAGTGTGTGCAGGCATGTTGGATGACTTGGATCCGGAAGAGGCAATTAAAAAAGAGATCGAAGAGGAAACCGGATACCGCATCGATCAGGTAAAAAAAATCGGACAGATGTATACTTCTCCCGGAGCCGTGACCGAAATTTTGCATTTATTTACGGGCATCTACTCAACCAAAGACCGTGTGAGTGCTGGTGGGGGTTCAGCAGAGGAGCAAGAGGACATTCAGGTCGTGGAGTACGCTTTCGCGAAAGCGAAACAGCTTTTAGCTAAGCAGGAAATCTACGATGCCAAGACTCTGGTGCTTCTCCAATACGCCCAGCTGAACGGATTATTGGAATAG
- a CDS encoding DNA-3-methyladenine glycosylase I → MKKHRCGWCLGDPLYEAYHDLEWGVPLREEQSLFEFLSLETFQAGLSWITILRKREHFRAAFDQFDYRKVAAYDERKVQELLSNAGIVRNQLKIRATINNAQRFMEVQREQGSFSSYIWSFVDDEPIQNSWSHYKEAPATTPLSDAISKDLKKRGFKFVGSTVMYAHMQATGMVNDHETECFRYQEVQHLSA, encoded by the coding sequence ATGAAAAAACACCGATGCGGCTGGTGTCTTGGAGACCCGCTTTATGAAGCTTATCACGATCTGGAATGGGGTGTTCCCCTGCGGGAGGAGCAGTCCCTCTTTGAATTTTTAAGCCTGGAAACCTTTCAGGCAGGGCTGAGTTGGATCACCATCTTACGAAAACGGGAACACTTCAGAGCGGCTTTTGATCAGTTTGATTATCGCAAGGTTGCTGCCTACGATGAACGCAAAGTGCAGGAGCTATTGTCCAATGCAGGTATTGTTCGCAATCAACTGAAAATCAGGGCGACCATCAATAATGCCCAGCGCTTTATGGAGGTCCAGCGGGAGCAGGGCAGTTTTTCGAGCTACATTTGGAGTTTTGTCGATGACGAACCCATTCAAAACAGCTGGAGCCATTATAAGGAAGCTCCCGCTACCACACCGCTATCGGATGCTATCAGCAAAGACCTTAAGAAGCGCGGATTCAAATTTGTGGGCAGTACCGTCATGTACGCCCATATGCAGGCTACGGGCATGGTTAATGATCACGAAACAGAATGCTTCCGGTATCAGGAGGTGCAACACCTCAGCGCTTAG
- a CDS encoding DUF3127 domain-containing protein, whose product MEVQGKIKMIGETQTFGSNGFRKREVVVTTEEQYPQHLMIEFVQDKTDLLNNFQVGQDVKISINLRGREWVNPQGETKYFNSIQGWRIESLQAAGNANAGMPPVPPADAFEPATDVKDEDYDDLPF is encoded by the coding sequence ATGGAAGTACAGGGAAAGATCAAAATGATAGGAGAAACGCAAACCTTTGGAAGCAATGGGTTTCGTAAACGAGAGGTAGTGGTTACCACTGAAGAGCAATATCCTCAACACCTGATGATCGAATTCGTTCAGGACAAAACCGATTTATTGAATAATTTTCAAGTGGGTCAAGACGTCAAGATCAGCATCAATCTACGCGGTAGAGAATGGGTAAATCCACAGGGAGAAACCAAATACTTCAACAGTATTCAGGGATGGAGAATCGAAAGTCTTCAAGCAGCGGGCAATGCCAATGCCGGAATGCCTCCTGTCCCGCCAGCGGATGCCTTTGAGCCGGCTACGGATGTCAAAGACGAAGACTATGACGATTTGCCGTTTTAG
- the truB gene encoding tRNA pseudouridine(55) synthase TruB yields the protein MQKEDYLAGQVLLFDKPLEWTSFQLVNKVRWLLKRRFALKKIKVGHAGTLDPLASGLLIICTGKMTKQIEGFMGQPKTYTGTITLGATTPSYDLETEIDAHYPIDHITETLIQDSLQAFMGIIVQRPPIFSALKKDGKRLYEMARKGEEVEIPAREVEISHFEITRTELPELDFKVVCSKGTYIRSLAHDFGKALGSGAHLSALRRTAIGDYKVQDAMQLAQFEEALEKVKSS from the coding sequence ATGCAAAAAGAAGATTACTTAGCGGGGCAAGTGCTGCTGTTTGACAAACCGCTGGAGTGGACCTCTTTTCAGCTCGTCAATAAGGTACGCTGGCTCCTCAAACGTCGCTTTGCTTTAAAAAAAATCAAGGTGGGACATGCCGGAACGCTGGACCCTCTCGCCAGTGGCTTATTGATCATTTGCACGGGTAAGATGACTAAGCAGATTGAGGGTTTTATGGGTCAACCCAAAACCTATACCGGTACGATCACTTTAGGGGCGACCACTCCTTCCTACGATTTAGAAACGGAAATAGACGCCCACTATCCTATCGATCATATTACGGAAACCCTTATTCAGGATAGCCTGCAGGCCTTTATGGGGATCATTGTGCAACGCCCCCCTATATTTTCGGCCCTCAAAAAAGACGGGAAGCGCTTGTATGAAATGGCCCGTAAGGGGGAAGAAGTGGAGATTCCGGCCCGGGAAGTGGAGATCAGTCACTTCGAGATCACTCGTACGGAATTGCCTGAACTCGACTTTAAAGTGGTCTGTAGTAAGGGTACTTATATTCGCTCATTAGCCCATGATTTTGGAAAGGCCCTGGGTTCGGGAGCTCATCTCAGTGCACTTCGACGCACTGCTATTGGAGATTATAAGGTGCAGGATGCCATGCAATTAGCGCAATTCGAAGAAGCGCTAGAAAAGGTAAAATCCTCTTAA
- a CDS encoding DUF3098 domain-containing protein, which translates to MGEKKRKEKAQKHKTEFIFGPKNYKFMLIGLGVIALGFILMAGGGSDDPNVFNPEIYNFRRIRLAPAVVLLGFGIEIYAILLNPKK; encoded by the coding sequence ATGGGAGAGAAGAAGAGAAAAGAGAAAGCGCAAAAGCACAAAACGGAGTTTATCTTCGGGCCCAAAAATTATAAGTTCATGCTCATTGGTTTGGGGGTGATCGCTTTGGGCTTTATTCTCATGGCCGGCGGGGGCAGCGATGATCCCAATGTCTTCAATCCGGAGATCTATAATTTCAGACGAATCCGGCTGGCCCCGGCAGTGGTCCTTTTAGGCTTTGGAATAGAGATCTACGCCATACTGCTCAACCCTAAAAAATAA
- a CDS encoding flavin reductase family protein produces MLTVDPQTTAVPKLHGLMLGAIGPRPIAFASTMDEEGNPNLSPFSFFNVFSANPPILIFSPARRVRNNTTKHTLENVEATREVVINIVNYAIVQQMSLSSTEYPEDVDEFVKAGLTPLESETVKPFRVMESPVQFECKVNDIIHLGEQGGAGNLVICEVTRMHVEEALLNEEGGIDQYKIDQVARMGGNWYSRANLGMFEVPKPLSSLGIGVDAIPAHIRNSTILTGNDLGMLGNVEELPDEKAVDALINSEVQLSRIVAAKDRTALHRKAQEYLSVGDTDRAWKVLLALQ; encoded by the coding sequence ATGCTTACGGTTGATCCTCAGACCACCGCTGTACCCAAACTACACGGCTTAATGTTGGGAGCAATTGGGCCCCGTCCCATCGCTTTTGCCAGTACCATGGATGAGGAAGGGAATCCCAATTTATCGCCCTTTAGTTTCTTCAATGTATTCAGTGCGAATCCACCGATCTTGATTTTTTCACCGGCTCGACGGGTACGCAATAACACCACCAAACACACCCTGGAGAATGTGGAAGCTACGCGGGAAGTGGTCATTAATATCGTCAACTATGCCATCGTGCAACAAATGTCCTTGTCCAGTACCGAGTATCCGGAGGATGTGGATGAATTTGTAAAGGCAGGCCTCACCCCATTGGAATCAGAAACCGTGAAACCCTTTCGCGTTATGGAGAGTCCGGTGCAGTTTGAATGCAAGGTGAATGACATCATTCATTTAGGCGAGCAGGGTGGAGCCGGAAATCTGGTGATTTGTGAGGTGACGCGCATGCACGTGGAGGAAGCTCTTTTGAATGAGGAAGGTGGTATTGATCAATACAAAATCGATCAGGTGGCTCGTATGGGTGGCAATTGGTACAGCAGAGCCAACCTGGGTATGTTTGAGGTGCCTAAACCTTTATCTAGCCTGGGAATTGGCGTAGATGCGATACCGGCTCACATCAGAAACAGTACGATCCTGACCGGAAATGATCTGGGAATGTTGGGCAATGTTGAAGAGCTTCCTGATGAGAAAGCGGTAGATGCTCTGATCAACAGCGAGGTTCAGCTGTCGCGAATCGTCGCAGCCAAAGATCGTACTGCCTTACACCGCAAAGCCCAGGAATATCTATCGGTAGGAGATACCGATCGCGCCTGGAAAGTGCTTTTGGCGCTGCAATAA
- a CDS encoding HAMP domain-containing sensor histidine kinase, with amino-acid sequence MQFKSGQRFSRWFIIISSLVITLLILWNVSLFFDQLKENERTKMEIYAQALATFPKTMDVEPSSSNPDVKILENALTELQLQILQNNTTIPILNYDHEDDLYLTSNVAGAENLTQEELKAMALDFASQNEPIEIGFDGVTFNTIYYSNSPVISQLKYFPIALLVIVGLFIGVIYFYYATSKASEQNLLWAGMAKETAHQIGTPLSSLVGWTEILKSEKVNSEYIEEITKDIDRLKTITERFSKIGSIPKLEEQDIIQATQEAYAYLSKRSSKLIHFHLDVPESPLPVLMNEQLYGWTIENLVKNAIDAMKGKGDLSLKITRDARYALIEITDSGKGIPKSKFTTIFDPGYTTKTRGWGLGLSLAKRIIEEYHDGQIKVLRSEPGKGTTMQIALRLV; translated from the coding sequence ATGCAGTTTAAGTCCGGTCAACGTTTTTCCCGCTGGTTCATTATCATCTCCTCCCTGGTAATTACCCTGCTGATCTTGTGGAATGTTTCTTTATTTTTCGATCAGCTGAAGGAGAATGAGCGCACCAAAATGGAAATCTACGCCCAGGCGCTAGCCACCTTTCCCAAAACCATGGATGTCGAACCTTCCAGCAGCAATCCGGATGTCAAAATATTGGAAAATGCATTGACCGAATTGCAGCTGCAGATTTTACAGAACAACACCACCATCCCCATTTTGAATTATGACCACGAAGATGATCTGTATCTCACCAGTAATGTGGCCGGTGCTGAAAATCTGACTCAGGAAGAATTAAAGGCCATGGCCCTTGATTTTGCCAGTCAAAATGAACCCATAGAGATCGGTTTTGACGGGGTGACCTTCAATACCATTTACTACTCCAACTCTCCAGTGATCAGTCAGCTGAAGTATTTCCCCATCGCTTTGCTGGTCATTGTAGGCTTATTTATTGGGGTCATTTATTTCTATTATGCGACCTCTAAAGCCAGTGAGCAAAATTTACTCTGGGCCGGTATGGCCAAAGAAACCGCCCATCAAATTGGAACCCCCCTATCCTCTCTGGTCGGTTGGACCGAGATCCTAAAATCAGAAAAGGTCAATAGTGAATACATTGAAGAGATCACCAAAGACATTGACCGCCTTAAGACGATCACAGAACGTTTTAGCAAGATAGGCTCCATCCCCAAATTGGAGGAGCAGGACATCATCCAGGCTACGCAAGAAGCCTATGCTTATTTGTCTAAACGCAGCAGCAAACTGATCCACTTCCATTTGGATGTACCCGAGAGCCCCCTACCCGTGCTTATGAACGAGCAATTGTACGGCTGGACCATTGAAAATCTGGTAAAAAATGCGATCGATGCGATGAAGGGAAAGGGCGACCTCTCGCTTAAAATCACGCGTGACGCTCGTTATGCCTTGATCGAAATCACTGACAGCGGGAAAGGGATCCCTAAAAGCAAGTTCACCACTATTTTTGATCCGGGGTATACGACAAAGACCCGAGGCTGGGGTCTGGGACTCTCCCTGGCCAAACGCATCATTGAAGAATACCACGACGGACAGATCAAGGTGCTCCGTAGTGAACCCGGTAAAGGCACCACCATGCAAATTGCACTACGCCTGGTCTGA
- a CDS encoding TonB-dependent receptor, with amino-acid sequence MKYSLTVVALFLTFGIYAQQTPKDSISAEQLDEVLVRAVRVDADSPITHSNLDAEDLEDRNLGQDIPILLNYLPNVVTTSDAGAGVGYTGIRVRGSDASRVNVTLNGIPYNDAESQGTFWVNMPDFSSSVESLQLQRGVGTSVNGSGAFGASLNILTDEVRQQAYGELSGSVGSFNTYRYHAKFSTGLMENGFEFAGRLSQIQSDGYIDRASSDLNSYFFQAAYKDENTLIKAITFAGHELTYQAYFGIDAETLETDRTFNPAGLYTDEDGNVQFYDNEVDDYRQDHYQLHWNQRFSNRWSSNLSLNYTYGRGFFEQYREDEDFADYDLEPITLGMETINTTDLIRRRWLDNDYYVISGNLNYKDTAWDVTGGLFYSTYTGDHFGEIIWARYASNSEIRERYYEGVGDKNEFSAFAKATFRLNENWSFYGDLQGRFITYTTDGLTSDRVPLEVDEDFAFFNPKAGVTYTLDAQNQFYASYARANREPNRNDFENGSPRPEQLNDYELGWRYQQNKTAFTANLYYMQYKDQLVLTGAIDDVGAPLRTNSGESYRLGLELTADVPLGNQFRWMPNLALSTNKNKDFFFERDGVLTNLGNTNISYSPEVVAGSMLIYQPFSGFQVGLLSKFVGEQYLGNIDSPNSILDSFFVNDLNVSYEWKTAPFVERILFTGLINNIFDEQYVSNGYFFTFDDDFSVPGEVTTVEGAGYYPQAGINFLVGATISF; translated from the coding sequence ATGAAATATTCACTGACCGTTGTTGCCCTATTTTTAACTTTTGGGATCTACGCCCAGCAAACACCAAAAGACAGTATCTCTGCAGAACAATTGGATGAAGTGCTCGTGCGGGCCGTTCGGGTAGATGCTGATTCACCAATCACCCACTCTAACCTGGATGCAGAAGATCTGGAAGACCGAAACCTGGGTCAGGACATCCCTATATTGCTGAATTATTTACCCAATGTGGTGACTACCTCAGATGCGGGTGCCGGTGTGGGTTATACCGGAATTCGGGTGCGGGGTAGCGATGCTTCCCGCGTTAATGTGACCCTGAACGGCATTCCCTATAACGATGCGGAAAGTCAGGGGACTTTCTGGGTAAATATGCCCGATTTTTCTTCTTCGGTGGAAAGTTTACAATTACAACGCGGGGTGGGTACTTCAGTCAACGGTTCGGGAGCTTTTGGGGCCAGTTTGAACATTCTGACCGATGAGGTCCGTCAACAAGCCTACGGGGAACTGTCTGGCTCTGTGGGGTCTTTCAATACCTATCGCTATCATGCCAAATTCAGTACCGGCTTGATGGAAAACGGATTTGAGTTCGCGGGTCGTCTGTCTCAAATACAATCTGATGGCTACATTGATCGGGCCAGCTCTGACCTCAATTCGTATTTCTTTCAGGCCGCCTATAAAGATGAAAACACCTTGATCAAAGCGATCACTTTCGCCGGTCACGAACTGACCTATCAGGCCTATTTCGGAATCGATGCGGAAACCCTGGAAACCGACCGTACCTTCAATCCAGCGGGTTTATATACGGATGAGGACGGCAATGTACAGTTTTACGACAATGAGGTAGACGACTACCGTCAGGACCACTACCAGTTGCATTGGAATCAGCGCTTTTCCAATCGCTGGTCCAGCAACCTGTCTTTAAATTACACCTACGGTCGCGGATTCTTTGAGCAATATCGGGAGGACGAGGACTTTGCGGATTACGATCTGGAACCCATCACCTTAGGTATGGAAACCATCAATACTACCGATCTGATCAGGCGTCGCTGGCTGGATAATGACTATTATGTCATCAGTGGTAATCTCAATTACAAGGATACTGCCTGGGATGTTACCGGAGGATTGTTTTACAGCACTTATACCGGAGATCATTTTGGCGAGATCATTTGGGCACGCTATGCCTCAAACTCAGAGATCAGAGAACGCTATTACGAGGGGGTAGGCGATAAAAATGAATTTTCCGCTTTCGCGAAAGCGACCTTCCGCCTGAACGAGAACTGGAGTTTTTACGGAGACCTGCAGGGCCGATTTATTACTTATACTACGGACGGTTTGACGTCTGATCGGGTACCTCTGGAAGTAGATGAAGATTTTGCCTTCTTCAATCCTAAAGCCGGGGTGACCTATACCTTAGATGCTCAAAATCAGTTTTATGCTTCCTACGCCCGAGCCAATCGGGAGCCCAATCGCAATGATTTTGAAAATGGCTCACCCAGACCGGAGCAGTTGAATGACTACGAATTGGGATGGCGTTACCAGCAGAACAAAACCGCCTTTACGGCTAATCTGTATTATATGCAGTATAAAGATCAGTTAGTGCTTACCGGAGCTATTGACGATGTGGGCGCTCCCTTGCGGACGAACAGTGGGGAGAGCTATCGATTGGGGCTTGAGCTTACGGCCGATGTGCCACTGGGCAATCAATTTCGATGGATGCCCAACCTGGCTTTGAGCACCAATAAGAACAAAGATTTCTTTTTTGAGCGAGACGGAGTGTTGACCAATTTGGGAAATACGAATATTTCCTATTCGCCGGAAGTGGTAGCCGGCAGCATGCTGATCTACCAACCGTTTTCGGGCTTTCAGGTGGGTCTTCTGTCCAAATTCGTAGGAGAGCAGTATTTAGGGAATATCGACAGTCCGAATTCTATATTGGATTCCTTTTTTGTGAACGACCTCAATGTGAGTTACGAATGGAAGACAGCACCCTTTGTCGAGCGGATACTGTTTACGGGCTTGATCAATAATATATTTGACGAGCAGTACGTCTCCAATGGGTATTTCTTCACTTTTGACGATGATTTTTCCGTGCCGGGAGAAGTGACTACCGTTGAGGGTGCGGGCTATTATCCGCAGGCAGGCATCAACTTTTTAGTGGGAGCTACGATCAGTTTTTAA
- a CDS encoding undecaprenyl-diphosphate phosphatase, with protein MDVLDALLLGIIQGLTEFLPVSSSGHLELGKAILGATAVPEESLLFTVVLHFATALSTLIVFRKDVAALLSGLLQFKNNEETQFVGKIIVSMLPAVVIGLLFEEQLEALFGGQILLVGCMLIVTAALLWFADKARNTEKKVSYGNAFIIGIAQAIAMLPGISRSGATISTSVLLGNDKNRAARFSFLMVVPLIFGKIAKDIFSGDLTAETTNGLPLLIGFVAAFGAGLFACTWMIKLVRNSKLSYFAIYCLLIGLIAVGYSLFTP; from the coding sequence ATGGACGTACTGGACGCCCTGCTTTTGGGGATCATACAGGGCCTTACTGAGTTTTTACCGGTTTCCTCCAGCGGTCATCTGGAATTAGGCAAAGCCATTCTAGGGGCTACCGCAGTGCCTGAAGAAAGCCTTTTATTTACGGTGGTCCTCCATTTTGCTACCGCCTTAAGTACCTTGATCGTCTTTCGCAAAGATGTGGCCGCTCTGCTCAGCGGTCTACTGCAATTCAAGAACAATGAAGAAACCCAGTTTGTGGGTAAGATCATTGTGTCTATGCTGCCGGCCGTGGTGATCGGCTTGCTGTTTGAAGAGCAATTGGAAGCCCTTTTTGGGGGTCAGATCTTACTGGTTGGATGCATGCTTATCGTCACCGCCGCCTTACTTTGGTTTGCAGACAAGGCGAGGAATACAGAGAAAAAGGTATCTTATGGCAATGCCTTCATCATTGGCATCGCTCAGGCCATTGCCATGCTTCCCGGGATCTCCCGAAGTGGTGCTACGATCTCGACTTCCGTACTACTGGGGAACGACAAAAACAGGGCCGCCCGCTTTTCCTTTTTGATGGTGGTGCCGTTGATCTTCGGAAAGATCGCTAAGGACATTTTCAGTGGAGACCTTACTGCTGAAACGACCAATGGTCTTCCGCTACTGATCGGCTTTGTGGCTGCCTTTGGAGCCGGTCTCTTTGCCTGTACCTGGATGATCAAATTGGTGCGCAACAGCAAGCTCTCCTACTTTGCGATTTACTGCCTCCTCATCGGATTAATTGCTGTTGGATACTCCCTATTCACTCCATAA
- a CDS encoding thioredoxin family protein codes for MKTTTQNTVLLTAQSVYKNAQTYPEYREEVAQLVIDQATTGAEQSEALINYTLLNDRRMKRWDKTLKFTAEEEQLIRQFNERVSAGVQAAQQWLVLTESWCGDASQSMPVMHAIAMRSPHINFRVSLRDQQPELMDLVLTRGARAIPKLIAFTQDELIGTWGARPRSGQQLIEDYKLQYGKAGPAAKEELQRWYNQDKGKQIKDELLALLSPEKEK; via the coding sequence ATGAAAACTACCACGCAGAATACAGTATTACTCACCGCTCAATCTGTTTATAAAAATGCACAGACCTATCCTGAGTATCGGGAAGAAGTAGCTCAGCTCGTCATAGATCAGGCTACCACAGGAGCAGAGCAGTCCGAAGCGCTGATCAATTATACCCTATTGAATGACCGGCGTATGAAGCGCTGGGATAAAACCCTGAAATTTACCGCAGAAGAGGAGCAATTGATTCGTCAATTTAACGAGCGGGTGAGTGCCGGAGTCCAGGCAGCGCAGCAGTGGCTGGTCCTGACAGAGAGTTGGTGTGGAGATGCGAGTCAATCCATGCCGGTTATGCATGCCATCGCCATGCGCAGTCCGCATATCAATTTTCGCGTAAGCTTAAGAGATCAACAGCCCGAGTTGATGGATCTAGTCCTTACCCGGGGTGCACGAGCGATCCCTAAACTGATCGCATTTACCCAAGATGAACTCATTGGTACTTGGGGGGCACGACCTAGAAGCGGGCAGCAATTAATTGAGGACTACAAGCTACAATACGGCAAGGCCGGTCCGGCGGCAAAAGAAGAATTACAGCGTTGGTATAATCAAGATAAAGGAAAGCAGATAAAGGATGAACTTCTGGCGTTGCTTAGCCCTGAAAAAGAAAAGTGA
- the greA gene encoding transcription elongation factor GreA: protein MSKVSYYTAEGLKKLRDELNQLRDVERPKASQAIAEARDKGDLSENAEYDAAKEAQGMLEMRISNLEETLANARVIDESQLDTSKVLVHSTVKIKNQTNGATMTYKLVAQSEADLKSGKISVDSPIGKGLLGKQVGDVAEIQVPNGVMKFDIVEISRE from the coding sequence ATGAGTAAAGTTTCTTATTATACTGCGGAAGGGCTCAAAAAACTCAGAGATGAATTGAATCAGTTGCGTGATGTAGAGCGACCCAAAGCTTCACAAGCCATAGCGGAAGCTCGAGATAAAGGCGATTTGAGCGAGAACGCTGAATACGATGCGGCCAAAGAGGCACAGGGCATGCTGGAAATGCGCATTTCCAATCTGGAAGAAACTCTGGCCAATGCCCGGGTGATCGATGAATCGCAACTGGACACCTCTAAAGTCCTCGTCCATTCGACGGTAAAAATTAAAAATCAAACCAATGGCGCGACCATGACCTACAAACTGGTCGCCCAAAGTGAGGCCGATCTGAAATCGGGGAAGATCTCAGTAGACTCACCCATCGGAAAAGGCTTGCTGGGTAAACAAGTGGGCGACGTGGCCGAAATTCAAGTGCCCAACGGCGTCATGAAATTTGACATTGTCGAAATAAGTCGGGAATAA